The following are from one region of the Nocardioides marmotae genome:
- a CDS encoding ABC transporter ATP-binding protein: protein MTQTQTASPAAGSQQPVIEATDLVAGYLPGVNILNGCSLVAHPGEMIGIIGPNGAGKSTLLKAMFGLVKIHSGSVTLHGEDITNSRANRLVQMGVGFVPQTNNVFPSLTIEENLRMGLFLRPKKLQERLGAMWDLFPTLHERRDRSAGALSGGERQSLAMARALMMEPKVLLLDEPSAGLSPVRQDETFIRTRQINKTGVCVVMVEQNARRCLQICDRGYVLDQGRDAYSGTGRELANDPKVIELYLGTLAKDVDDQRQGGEA, encoded by the coding sequence GTGACCCAGACCCAGACCGCCTCGCCGGCGGCCGGCTCCCAGCAACCGGTCATCGAGGCCACGGACCTCGTGGCCGGCTACCTGCCGGGCGTGAACATCCTCAACGGCTGCAGCCTGGTCGCCCACCCCGGCGAGATGATCGGCATCATCGGCCCGAACGGCGCCGGCAAGTCCACCCTGCTCAAGGCGATGTTCGGGCTGGTGAAGATCCACTCCGGCAGCGTGACGCTGCACGGTGAGGACATCACCAACTCCCGCGCCAACCGGCTCGTGCAGATGGGCGTCGGCTTCGTGCCGCAGACCAACAACGTCTTCCCCTCGCTGACCATCGAGGAGAACCTGCGGATGGGGCTGTTCCTGCGGCCCAAGAAGCTCCAGGAGCGGCTCGGTGCGATGTGGGACCTGTTCCCGACGCTGCACGAGCGGCGCGACCGCAGCGCCGGAGCCCTGTCGGGCGGCGAGCGGCAGTCGCTGGCGATGGCCCGCGCGCTGATGATGGAGCCCAAGGTGCTGCTGCTCGACGAGCCCTCCGCGGGCCTGTCGCCGGTGCGCCAGGACGAGACGTTCATCCGGACCCGCCAGATCAACAAGACCGGCGTGTGCGTGGTGATGGTCGAGCAGAACGCCCGCCGCTGCCTGCAGATCTGCGACCGCGGCTACGTCCTCGACCAGGGCCGGGACGCCTACAGCGGCACCGGCCGCGAGCTCGCCAACGACCCCAAGGTGATCGAGCTGTACCTCGGCACGCTCGCCAAGGACGTCGACGACCAGCGCCAGGGAGGCGAGGCCTGA